The Seriola aureovittata isolate HTS-2021-v1 ecotype China chromosome 12, ASM2101889v1, whole genome shotgun sequence genome window below encodes:
- the LOC130178741 gene encoding nuclear receptor ROR-beta-like — protein sequence MRAQIEVIPCKICGDKSSGIHYGVITCEGCKGFFRRSQQNNAMYSCSRQRNCLIDRTNRNRCQHCRLQKCLALGMSRDAVKFGRMSKKQRDSLYAEVQKHQKSQECVGTGGGGSTALSLPREDGVCGGSGEDGEEGLSRSYSSGGSSSTLSDLDDIAALPDLFDLPLTPEEASEYCSLELLGGGGGASTGNTSNSSSSSSSSSSLSNQNSPQQTVLDGADGNGIQLLHTHSHTHLLGHTHALLDHLPDDCSITDLERITQSIVKSHLETCQYSAEDMKRFTWVQYTPEETRAFQNKSAEWMWQQCAHHITNAIQYVVEFAKRIAGFMDLCQNDQIILLKAGCLEVLLIRMCRAFNVNNSTIFFNGKFASPQFFKALGCDDLVSAVFDLGKGLCRLQLSDEEMALFSAAVLLSPDRPWLTEGQKVQKLQEKVYLALQHSLHKSGASDEKLDKMVSKLPIMKSICNLHIDKLEFFRLVHPETAYSFPPLYREVFGSEMSLPDSTNS from the exons CTCAGATCGAGGTCATCCCCTGTAAGATCTGTGGGGACAAGTCCTCAGGAATCCACTACGGAGTCATCACCTGCGAAGGCTGCAAG GGTTTCTTTCGTCGCAGCCAGCAGAACAATGCCATGTACTCTTGTTCCCGCCAGAGGAACTGCCTGATTGACCGTACAAACCGTAACCGTTGCCAGCACTGTCGCCTACAAAAGTGTCTGGCTTTGGGCATGAGCAGAGATG ctgtgaagTTCGGTCGTATGTCAAAGAAGCAGCGTGATAGCCTCTACGCTGAAGTTCAGAAGCACCAGAAGTCCCAGGAGTGTGTGGGCACTGGAGGCGGGGGCTCTACAGCTCTGTCCTTACCCAGGGAGGATGGAGTCTGTGGAGGTAGCGGGGAGGATGGTGAAGAGGGTCTTAGCCGTTCCTACAGCAGCGGGGGCTCCAGCTCCACCCTCAGCGACCTGGATGACATCGCAGCGCTGCCTGACCTGTTTGATCTCCCCCTGACCCCCGAGGAGGCCAGCGAGTACTGCAGCCTGGAGCTGCtcggaggaggtggaggagccAGCACCGGGAACACCTCCAACTCATcgtcctcttcatcttcttcctcatccttGTCCAATCAAAATTCCCCGCAGCAGACTGTACTGGACGGGGCAGACGGCAACGGGATACAGCTCCtgcatacacactctcacacacatctgctgggacacacacatgcactgctgGACCATCTGCCTGATGACTGCTCTATAACAGACCTTG agCGCATCACTCAGAGTATCGTTAAGTCTCACTTGGAGACGTGTCAGTACAGCGCTGAAGACATGAAGAGATTCACCTGGGTACAATACACACCAGAGGAAACACGTGCTTTTCAGAACAAG TCAGCTGAGTGGATGTGGCAGCAGTGTGCACACCACATCACCAACGCCATCCAGTACGTGGTGGAGTTTGCCAAACGCATTGCTGGCTTCATGGACCTGTGCCAGAATGATCAGATTATATTGCTGAAAGCAG GCTGCCTGGAGGTCCTGCTGATACGTATGTGCCGGGCTTTCAACGTCAACAACAGTACCATTTTCTTCAATGGGAAGTTTGCTTCGCCTCAGTTCTTCAAAGCACTTG GTTGTGATGATCTGGTCAGTGCAGTGTTTGACCTTGGAAAAGGACTCTGCCGTCTACAGCTATCTGACGAAGAGATGGCTCTGTTTAGTGCTGCTGTCCTTCTATCCCCTG ATCGACCCTGGCTGACAGAAGGCCAAAAGGTTCAGAAACTCCAGGAGAAAGTCTACCTGGCTCTGCAGCACAGTCTACATAAGAGCGGTGCTTCTGATGAGAAACTGGACAAG ATGGTATCCAAGCTGCCCATAATGAAGTCCATCTGTAACCTCCACATTGATAAACTGGAGTTTTTCCGTTTGGTCCACCCAGAGACCGCCTACAGTTTCCCACCACTGTACCGGGAAGTGTTTGGCAGCGAGATGTCTCTGCCAGACTCCACCAACAgctag